The genomic region AATGACGTTATCTCATCTGGATAAAGATGGAAAAGCTTCAATGGTGGATGTCAGTGATAAGGAAACGACTGTCAGGACTGCGACCGCAGTGGGTGAAGTAAAACTCAATGAAGAAGCGTTTATCGAAATAATAAAGGACAAAAACAAGAAAGGTGACGTCCTAACAGTAGCAAATATAGCAGGAATTAATGCGGCGAAGCGAACTTCGGAGATTATACCTCTGACTCATCAGATTAATTTGAGTCATATTAATATTGAGTTTAAACTTGACGAGGAACAAAAATTGGTTAAAATAACCGCTACTTCAAAGGCAAAGGACAGCACAGGCGTGGAAATGGAAGCGTTGACTGCTGTCACGGTTTCCGCTCTGACTATTTATGATATGTGTAAATCCGTGGACAGGACAATCGAAATAAGCAATGTGAAACTCATTTTCAAATCAGGAGGGAAAAGTGGAATATTTGAAAATGAGTAATCTATATGACATTTATAAACGTAACCAATTATTAACATTAGCCGTTGTATTGGAGCAAAACGTATATTAATTGGAGGAATATATGGTCAAAGCGTTATGGAATGGAGAACTACTGGCTTCGAGCGATGAATGTATCGTAGTGGAGGGGAATCAATATTTTCCTCCTGACAGCATCAACCGAGAGTTTTTCAAAGAGAATGAGAATCATTCGACCTGTCCCTGGAAGGGAGAAGCAAGTTATTATACCATTGAAGTAAATGGAAAGGAAAATCAAGATGCTGCCTGGTATTATCCGGATGCTTCGGAGGCAGCAAGTTCGATTAAAAATTATGTTGCGTTTTGGAGAGGTGTTGAAATTCAAACTAGTTAAAATCAAAATAGGATTATATAATGCCTAATGTAGGAATTATAGCCGCTTTTTTCGGCGGATTCATCTCGTTCGTTTCCCCTTGCGTACTTCCGCTCGTTCCAGCGTACATCACATTTGTGTCGGGCTTGTCAATTGATGAATTGAAGAACAGTAAAGATTCGAAGAAAACCAAAAAGGTTTTGTTATTGAGTCTTTCTTTCGTGCTTGGGTTTTCAGTGGTATTCATACTTCTTGGAGCAGCGCTTGCAGGATTATTTTCAGCGTTTTTCAAACAGCCGTTATTTTACAGGATAGCAGGTCTGGTCCTTATCTTTTTTGGTCTTCATCTCGCGGGTGTGATTCCCGTACGATTTCTTCAATATGAAAAACGTCTCAACATTAATCCCAAAGAAGTTGGATT from Candidatus Neomarinimicrobiota bacterium harbors:
- the moaC gene encoding cyclic pyranopterin monophosphate synthase MoaC, with translation MTLSHLDKDGKASMVDVSDKETTVRTATAVGEVKLNEEAFIEIIKDKNKKGDVLTVANIAGINAAKRTSEIIPLTHQINLSHINIEFKLDEEQKLVKITATSKAKDSTGVEMEALTAVTVSALTIYDMCKSVDRTIEISNVKLIFKSGGKSGIFENE
- a CDS encoding DUF427 domain-containing protein; amino-acid sequence: MVKALWNGELLASSDECIVVEGNQYFPPDSINREFFKENENHSTCPWKGEASYYTIEVNGKENQDAAWYYPDASEAASSIKNYVAFWRGVEIQTS
- a CDS encoding cytochrome c biogenesis protein CcdA encodes the protein MPNVGIIAAFFGGFISFVSPCVLPLVPAYITFVSGLSIDELKNSKDSKKTKKVLLLSLSFVLGFSVVFILLGAALAGLFSAFFKQPLFYRIAGLVLIFFGLHLAGVIPVRFLQYEKRLNINPKEVGFVGAFLIGLSFAVGWSPCIGPVLAGILAIAGVQGGAVEGMLLLSAYSLGLGIPFILTAFAANKFVTFSTVMRKHYKLIEIISGMFLVGIGGMIFFNLFFKLTLYFTKLFPWLLNIG